The Candidatus Pantoea soli genome window below encodes:
- a CDS encoding YccS/YhfK family putative transporter: protein MWRRIIYHPEVNYALRQTLVLCLPVALGWLAGDLQKGLLFSLVPACCNIAGLDTPHKRFFKRLIVGGALFATGSFLIQYLTGLNVPLPLILLVLPLLVGVTGEISPLHGRLLPGTLIAAIFTLSLIGRMPIWVPPLLYIGGTLWYGLFNWFWFWLWKEQPMRETLSLLYHELADYCDAKYTLLTQLTDPEKALPPLLARQQKAVDLITTCYQQMHMLSASRDNSHKRLTRAFQVALDLQEHISVSLHQPEEVQKLVEQSHAEAVIRWNARIISARLRVLADAILYHQLTGRFEMEKPLSALEKIARQHPDNPVGHFCLYHFSRIARVLRTQKPLYTRDLMADRQRRLPLLPALRSYLSLKSSALRTAARFAVMLMFGSALALFFNIPKPYWILMTILFVSQNGYSATRVRIQHRALGTFAGLLIAAASLRLAVPESIALLFMLVITLISYLVTRKYYGWSMIGFTVTAVYSLQLLSLNGAQFLLPRMMDTLMGCLIAFAGMIWLWPQWQSGLLRRNAHDALEAFQEALRLLLGPEQSPQKLAEQRVKVNQAHNALFNSLNQASSEPGFNAQYLKDMRLWVTHSQFIVEHINAMTILAREHTMLTPTLAERYLQSCEIALQRCQQRLSYDGPGSDTNILEAPDSLSDGPVTIVEQHVKRILQHLSVMHTISSLAWSQRPHHGRWLSAIRPKG, encoded by the coding sequence ATGTGGCGTCGAATCATCTATCATCCTGAGGTCAACTACGCGCTGCGGCAAACGCTGGTGCTGTGTCTGCCCGTGGCGCTCGGCTGGCTGGCGGGTGACCTGCAAAAAGGGCTGTTGTTCTCTCTGGTGCCGGCCTGCTGCAACATCGCCGGGCTGGATACCCCGCATAAGCGCTTCTTTAAGCGCCTGATTGTCGGCGGTGCGCTGTTCGCTACCGGCAGCTTTCTGATTCAGTATCTTACCGGGCTTAACGTGCCGCTGCCGCTGATCCTGCTGGTGCTGCCGCTGCTGGTTGGCGTAACCGGCGAAATCAGCCCGCTGCATGGCCGTCTGCTTCCCGGCACGCTGATTGCCGCCATCTTTACGCTCAGCCTCATTGGCCGCATGCCGATTTGGGTTCCACCGCTGCTCTACATTGGCGGCACGCTGTGGTACGGGCTGTTTAACTGGTTCTGGTTCTGGCTGTGGAAAGAGCAGCCGATGCGTGAAACCCTCAGCCTGCTGTATCACGAACTGGCGGATTACTGCGATGCCAAATATACGCTGCTGACCCAGCTGACCGATCCGGAAAAAGCGCTGCCGCCGCTGCTGGCGCGCCAGCAGAAAGCGGTCGATCTCATCACCACCTGTTATCAGCAGATGCACATGCTGTCAGCCAGTCGCGATAACAGCCATAAGCGCCTGACGCGTGCGTTTCAGGTGGCGCTGGATTTGCAGGAGCACATTTCAGTCAGCCTGCACCAGCCGGAAGAGGTGCAAAAACTGGTGGAGCAAAGCCACGCTGAAGCGGTGATTCGCTGGAACGCCCGCATCATCTCGGCGCGCCTGCGCGTGCTGGCCGACGCCATCCTTTACCATCAGTTAACCGGCCGTTTTGAGATGGAGAAGCCGCTCAGCGCACTGGAAAAGATTGCGCGTCAGCATCCGGATAACCCGGTGGGACATTTCTGCCTGTATCACTTCAGCCGCATCGCGCGCGTGCTGCGTACGCAGAAGCCGCTCTACACCCGCGATCTGATGGCCGACCGGCAGCGCCGTCTGCCGCTGCTGCCGGCGCTGCGCAGCTATCTGTCGCTGAAATCTTCAGCGCTGCGCACGGCGGCGCGCTTTGCCGTCATGCTGATGTTTGGCAGCGCGCTGGCGCTGTTCTTCAACATTCCCAAACCCTACTGGATTCTGATGACCATCCTGTTCGTCAGCCAGAATGGCTACAGCGCCACGCGGGTGCGTATTCAGCACCGTGCGCTGGGCACCTTTGCCGGGCTGCTGATTGCCGCGGCCTCGCTGCGGCTGGCGGTGCCGGAATCGATCGCCCTGCTGTTTATGCTGGTGATTACGCTTATCAGCTATCTGGTGACGCGCAAATATTATGGCTGGTCCATGATTGGCTTTACCGTCACGGCGGTGTATTCGCTGCAGCTGCTGTCGCTGAACGGCGCGCAGTTTCTGCTGCCGCGCATGATGGATACGCTGATGGGCTGCCTGATTGCCTTTGCGGGAATGATCTGGCTGTGGCCGCAGTGGCAGAGCGGCCTGCTGCGCCGCAACGCGCATGATGCGCTTGAGGCTTTTCAGGAGGCACTGCGCCTGCTACTGGGCCCGGAGCAGTCACCGCAAAAGCTGGCGGAACAGCGGGTCAAGGTCAATCAAGCGCATAACGCACTGTTCAACTCCCTGAATCAGGCCTCCAGCGAACCCGGTTTTAACGCGCAGTATCTGAAAGATATGCGGCTGTGGGTGACCCACAGCCAGTTCATTGTTGAGCACATCAATGCGATGACGATTCTGGCGCGCGAGCATACCATGCTGACCCCGACGCTGGCGGAGCGCTATCTGCAATCCTGTGAGATCGCGCTGCAGCGCTGTCAGCAGCGGCTTTCCTATGACGGCCCGGGCAGTGACACCAATATTCTGGAAGCACCGGATAGCCTGAGTGACGGGCCGGTGACGATTGTTGAACAGCATGTGAAGCGGATTCTGCAGCACCTGAGCGTGATGCATACTATCTCGTCTCTGGCGTGGAGCCAGCGCCCGCATCACGGTCGCTGGCTGAGTGCGATACGCCCGAAAGGCTAA
- the argD gene encoding bifunctional acetylornithine/succinyldiaminopimelate transaminase — MAAEKPAVTRETFDKVILPVYAPAQFVPVKGKGSRVWDQQGKEYIDFSGGIAVTALGHCHPALVETLHRQGETLWHTSNVFTNEPALRLAGKLIAATFAERVFFANSGAEANEAAFKLARYYACKKHSPFKTKIIAFHNGFHGRTLFTVSVGGQPKYSDGFGPKPADIVHVPFNDLDAVKAVMDDHTCAIVVEPIQGEGGVMPATPEFMQGLRALCDQHNALLVLDEVQSGMGRSGKLFAYEHYAIQPDIITTAKALGGGFPVSAMLTTDAIAAVMAPGVHGTTYGGNPLACAVAETALDIINTPEVLNGVETRRQQFVTALQAIDADYDIFSEIRGKGLLIGAVLKPQHASKARDILNAAAAAGVMVLTAGTDVIRFAPSLVIEPTDIAEGMARFARAIQQVLAA; from the coding sequence ATGGCAGCGGAAAAACCAGCGGTAACCCGGGAAACCTTCGATAAGGTCATTTTGCCTGTTTATGCACCTGCGCAGTTTGTGCCGGTGAAAGGCAAAGGCAGCCGCGTATGGGATCAGCAGGGCAAAGAGTACATCGACTTTTCCGGCGGTATCGCTGTGACTGCCCTGGGACACTGTCATCCGGCGCTGGTGGAGACGCTGCACCGGCAGGGGGAAACGCTGTGGCACACCAGCAACGTGTTCACCAACGAACCGGCGCTGCGTCTGGCAGGCAAGCTGATTGCGGCCACTTTTGCTGAACGGGTGTTTTTTGCCAATTCCGGTGCGGAAGCCAACGAAGCCGCGTTTAAGCTGGCGCGCTATTACGCCTGCAAAAAACACAGCCCGTTTAAAACCAAAATTATCGCTTTCCACAACGGCTTCCACGGCCGCACGCTGTTTACCGTGTCTGTCGGCGGCCAGCCGAAGTACTCCGATGGCTTTGGCCCGAAGCCGGCCGACATTGTGCATGTGCCTTTTAACGATCTGGACGCGGTCAAAGCGGTGATGGATGACCACACCTGCGCCATCGTCGTGGAACCCATTCAGGGAGAAGGCGGGGTGATGCCCGCCACGCCGGAATTTATGCAGGGGCTGCGTGCGCTGTGCGACCAGCACAATGCGCTGCTGGTGCTGGATGAAGTGCAAAGTGGTATGGGGCGCAGCGGTAAGCTGTTTGCTTATGAACACTATGCGATTCAGCCGGATATCATTACCACGGCCAAAGCACTCGGCGGCGGCTTCCCGGTCAGCGCGATGCTGACTACCGACGCCATTGCCGCCGTGATGGCGCCAGGCGTACACGGCACTACCTACGGCGGTAATCCGCTGGCCTGCGCCGTCGCCGAAACCGCACTGGATATCATTAACACGCCGGAGGTACTGAATGGCGTGGAGACGCGTCGGCAGCAGTTCGTGACGGCGCTGCAGGCAATAGACGCCGATTACGATATCTTCAGTGAGATCCGGGGCAAAGGGTTGCTGATCGGTGCTGTGCTGAAACCGCAGCATGCCAGCAAAGCGCGCGATATTCTGAACGCCGCTGCGGCTGCAGGCGTCATGGTGCTGACGGCCGGTACCGATGTTATCCGCTTTGCGCCTTCGCTGGTAATTGAACCCACCGATATTGCAGAGGGAATGGCGCGGTTTGCCCGCGCCATTCAGCAGGTGCTGGCCGCCTGA
- a CDS encoding aminodeoxychorismate synthase component II, translating into MLLLIDNYDSFTWNLYQYFCELGADVRVVRNDAITLEEMAALPLSHLVISPGPCTPDQSGISLAAIRHFAGRLPVLGVCLGHQAIAQAFGAQVIRARQVMHGKTSVIQHNNQGVFRQLTNPLTVTRYHSLIVARDTLPAEFEITAWSLRDGEPDEIMGFRHRTLALEGVQFHPESILSEQGHQLLANFLNT; encoded by the coding sequence ATGCTGCTGCTAATCGACAACTATGACTCCTTCACCTGGAATCTTTACCAGTATTTCTGTGAACTGGGCGCGGACGTGCGCGTGGTGCGCAATGATGCCATCACGCTGGAAGAAATGGCGGCACTGCCGCTCAGCCATCTGGTGATTTCACCGGGGCCGTGCACGCCGGATCAATCCGGCATTTCGCTGGCGGCTATCCGCCACTTTGCCGGCCGCCTGCCGGTACTGGGCGTCTGCCTCGGGCATCAGGCGATTGCTCAGGCCTTTGGTGCGCAGGTGATCCGCGCACGTCAGGTAATGCACGGCAAGACTTCGGTCATTCAGCACAATAATCAGGGCGTCTTCCGCCAGTTAACCAATCCGCTTACCGTCACGCGTTACCATTCGCTGATTGTGGCACGCGATACGCTGCCCGCTGAATTTGAGATCACCGCCTGGAGCCTGCGTGACGGCGAGCCGGATGAGATCATGGGCTTTCGCCACCGCACGCTGGCGCTGGAAGGGGTGCAGTTCCACCCGGAAAGTATCCTCAGTGAACAGGGGCATCAGCTGCTGGCCAATTTCCTCAATACGTAA
- a CDS encoding putative adenosine monophosphate-protein transferase Fic, with the protein MADNSLAVRDPYLWHNDDVLKNRLEIHDAAQLRKAELAFSAARLATLELGSGAIGLPRLCHIHRTLFQDVYSWAGELRTIDIWRDDTPYCHCEYIEKEGNALMSALEEEQGLANLPPETFVARLAHYYCEIDVLHPFRTGNGRAQRIFFEQLALHAGYLLDWDAADRENWQAALVSGVAGDLAPLTAQFAKVVSPAR; encoded by the coding sequence ATGGCGGATAACAGCCTGGCGGTGCGCGATCCCTATCTGTGGCACAACGATGATGTGCTGAAAAACCGGCTGGAAATCCACGATGCTGCGCAATTGCGTAAAGCGGAGCTGGCATTCAGCGCGGCGCGTCTGGCGACGCTGGAGCTCGGTTCGGGCGCGATTGGCCTGCCGCGCCTGTGTCACATTCACCGCACCCTGTTTCAGGATGTCTACAGCTGGGCAGGAGAGCTGCGCACCATTGATATCTGGCGCGACGACACGCCCTATTGCCACTGCGAATACATTGAGAAAGAGGGCAACGCGCTGATGAGTGCGCTGGAAGAGGAGCAGGGCCTGGCCAATCTGCCGCCGGAGACATTTGTCGCGCGGCTGGCGCACTACTACTGCGAAATTGACGTGCTGCATCCGTTCCGTACCGGCAACGGCCGCGCGCAGCGTATCTTCTTCGAACAGCTGGCGCTGCATGCCGGTTACCTGCTGGACTGGGACGCGGCCGATCGCGAAAACTGGCAGGCGGCGCTGGTCAGCGGCGTCGCGGGCGATCTGGCCCCTCTGACCGCGCAGTTTGCGAAAGTGGTGAGCCCGGCGCGGTAA
- a CDS encoding YhfG family protein, with protein MTSQLTEKQKATLWQQRRAASYQASCRLAGFTVNEAVITAEQAEERLASLRRQYGG; from the coding sequence ATGACCAGCCAACTCACTGAAAAACAGAAAGCCACACTGTGGCAGCAGCGCCGCGCTGCCAGCTATCAGGCCAGCTGCAGGCTGGCCGGTTTTACCGTTAATGAAGCCGTCATCACTGCGGAACAGGCGGAAGAGCGCCTTGCTTCGCTGAGGAGGCAATATGGCGGATAA
- the ppiA gene encoding peptidylprolyl isomerase A — MLKRTLTAAVALLALSSVSASALAAKGDTHVLLTTSAGNIELELDNQKAPVSVKNFVDYVNNGFYNNTIFHRVIPGFMIQGGGFTADMQQKQTNAPIKNEADNGLRNLRGTISMARTAEKDSATSQFFLNVADNAFLDHGQRDFGYAVFGKVVKGMDVVDKIAQVPTKDVGPYQNVPSKPVVITAAKVLP, encoded by the coding sequence ATGCTTAAACGTACTTTGACAGCGGCCGTCGCCCTGTTAGCGCTCTCTTCTGTATCTGCTTCTGCTCTGGCAGCCAAAGGGGATACTCATGTGCTGCTCACCACCTCTGCGGGTAATATTGAACTCGAACTGGATAATCAGAAAGCCCCGGTTTCCGTGAAAAACTTTGTTGATTACGTCAACAATGGCTTTTACAACAACACCATTTTTCACCGCGTTATTCCAGGCTTCATGATTCAGGGCGGCGGCTTCACCGCCGATATGCAGCAGAAACAGACCAACGCGCCGATTAAAAACGAAGCGGATAATGGCCTGCGCAACCTGCGCGGCACCATTTCCATGGCGCGTACGGCTGAGAAAGACAGTGCCACCAGCCAGTTCTTCCTGAACGTGGCGGATAACGCCTTCCTTGACCACGGCCAGCGTGACTTCGGCTATGCGGTGTTTGGCAAAGTGGTGAAAGGTATGGACGTGGTCGACAAGATCGCCCAGGTACCGACGAAAGATGTCGGCCCGTATCAGAACGTGCCCTCTAAACCGGTGGTGATCACCGCTGCCAAAGTCCTGCCTTAA